From the genome of Onthophagus taurus isolate NC chromosome 5, IU_Otau_3.0, whole genome shotgun sequence, one region includes:
- the LOC111426566 gene encoding trichohyalin-like isoform X3 → MAEAPWRPQGPAIPQGVSRQGSDRRVEPPLVVQNAMLTKDKKPFTYTPGGIDLSEISSPRLARRVERNAMAPGVAEVQRTSPPRGYTGPPLPPSALAAMQPALPVQVFPSGPPPPPPIPAGGPAPPPPPPPMDALPTKSFATNEGVFERPDMTKIIPENPMALLKKTPRVQRPVSDGIQYGGVQEYSQQPPIQMNQQGQPPKMGQMNQSPPILQMNQAVQPPPLVQMVQQRQMEPPQPEIKTSTAQLGTLYIPPVENQNQKRIATPPVIERTIQTPPTPQRTVPQSPGSPQSPIATLTKAPRPWQNQKPPSQEAPAWVQRSQTPPESPQRSSPVPIVTTPKTPITPNYPSQERPFPSRGNQSPGVQGNVIGRVIIPVQMDGSRPNTNTEAVYITQPVVLQHPGNRVEGDQQNVAREQQMRIQQEQQKRQQEQRMMQEQHVREQQLREQQMREQQMREQQMREQQVREQQLREQQLKEQQLRQQQLMQQRQLQQQQMQQQSNKKSENVRIIPIQIEGGNTGSNTNGNVQRQDSNKFGNSNPATPGTARVFNRQPSWSQSGPTQSNSFKVIQKLTNTDGDEDEDEDPSEHPPRNSQHFQQQPPIEQTRKMVLNDSDKELMNKVKQGIDQEIYLHRETDPRYRGAAIPSKAFRLLQSMTDGGNTVPKSSQSQNVGSSSNNVRMIPVQIEGGSSSNYVPPSEQTVEEPKKYTGGKIPSRSFKMLQAMTGDPCAAPHQDSQYFGYAPRFPPQCFPPYCPPYFVPPPYSPQFSMSPSPSLKSKSARTTPVHFSSNKTNKRSYYDDESEFYDKKSRSSSLPRRFPQKNSFWNDSDYEEDEERYFRERRRSPYGFWDPYYMYCYPQQVYPYHMYNYGYHDDFEDDFEEEEECRNEENQSGKNVESETESFSENSSFNVEQKNSVGYSDDEYEVSEEECEENEPKSETQTEEIPHELSVIFEESERSDFVVKDSSSETLAVDEIVEDDTKEEILKEKVVQKDFEKLDKDWWSEIKPLNDDEICLKKQEENEEVDFWKTILQEDKIKIPKPQNNHEVIIENHEKSGTIIEENDKEIFEDKFEEKSENVSMSAKDHKYKLNKSQCNETFNLKPKNEENSEENYVRSSKEQSENYEYQKDDVKCLINSEKNVDNTDFRIKEGSSIYHGNLSVSSRKKIFKESIEPPKIIKKEGISIEKEDSSSEIVKKTTVCSIIVDDEDVDKENEKEDANKEEIKIPSIKERIAALKIASEKAKEFKMVQDKVEKVNKIKNNLEEKQRKEKIKKEIEPEENSSDSEEEIDSGVTSDISRHISDTEEYSELNKMSKYQRAATHSRLFKLLQDECELEEIQENEKKDEKNQKNQENIQKRKESLTLDLKPDEEGFNSSGIDSLTPPINDKLVKELVRSLLKGKRGEAFREMPLEKLHNAAYRILQEEIFDSNDSKSSTAIQTPQDFYNDDDKFSYSTPYSTSNPNLIRYVRSKPETNTS, encoded by the exons ACCACAAGGTCCTGCTATACCTCAAGGAGTATCTAGACAA gGATCAGATCGCAGAGTTGAACCACCACTGGTAGTCCAAAACGCAATGTTAACAAAAGACAAAAAGCCGTTCACTTACACCCCTGGAGGAATCGATTTATCCGAAATATCATCCCCAAGACTTGCGAGACGCGTGGAACGAAACGCAATGGCCCCCGGAGTAGCGGAAGTGCAACGCACTTCACCACCAAGAGGTTACACCGGTCCACCATTACCACCTTCAGCCTTAGCCGCTATGCAACCTGCACTTCCAGTTCAAGTTTTTCCATCCggcccaccaccaccaccccCAATCCCGGCTGGGGGGCCAGCTCCACCTCCTCCACCACCACCCATGGATGCACTCCCCACAAAATCTTTTGCAACGAACGAAGGTGTTTTTGAAAGACCAGATATGACGAAGATTATTCCGGAAAATCCGATGGCTTTGTTGAAGAAAACTCCGAGGGTTCAAAGACCAGTTTCGGATGGGATTCAATATGGTGGGGTTCAAGAATATTCTCAACAACCTCCAATTCAAATGAATCAACAAGGACAACCTCCAAAAATGGGTCAGATGAATCAATCTCCACCAATCCTCCAAATGAATCAAGCAGTACAACCCCCACCATTGGTTCAAATGGTACAACAAAGACAAATGGAACCTCCTCAACCCGAAATAAAAACGAGTACAGCTCAATTAGGAACATTGTATATCCCTCCGgttgaaaatcaaaatcaaaaaagaatcgCAACACCACCCGTAATTGAAAGAACGATTCAAACACCTCCAACTCCCCAAAGAACGGTTCCCCAATCCCCGGGAAGTCCCCAATCCCCAATCGCGACGTTAACAAAAGCCCCAAGACCATGGCAAAATCAGAAACCCCCATCCCAAGAAGCTCCCGCTTGGGTGCAAAGATCTCAAACTCCCCCAGAATCCCCTCAAAGATCATCCCCAGTCCCGATTGTTACAACCCCAAAAACCCCGATTACTCCTAATTATCCATCACAAGAGAGACCATTTCCATCAAGAGGAAATCAATCTCCCGGTGTACAAGGAAATGTTATTGGAAGGGTCATTATTCCCGTTCAAATGGATGGGAGTCGACCAAATACAAACACTGAAGCTGTTTATATCACTCAACCCGTTGTGTTGCAACATCCAGGAAATAGAGTTGAAGGTGATCAACAGAATGTTGCGAGAGAACAACAGATGCGGATACAGCAAGAACAACAAAAGAGGCAACAAGAACAAAGAATGATGCAAGAACAACACGTTAGGGAACAACAATTGAGGGAGCAACAAATGAGGGAACAACAAATGAGGGAACAACAAATGAGAGAACAACAAGTAAGGGAACAGCAATTAAGAGAGCAACAATTAAAAGAGCAACAATTAAGGCAACAACAATTGATGCAACAAAGACAATTACAACAACAACAGATGCAACaacaaagtaataaaaaaagcgAAAATGTGAGGATTATTCCGATTCAAATTGAGGGTGGTAATACAGGAAGTAATACGAATGGAAATGTGCAAAGACAAGATAGTAATAAATTTGGGAATTCGAATCCTGCGACACCAGGAACTGCaag ggTTTTTAATCGTCAACCTAGTTGGTCGCAAAGTGGGCCAACCCAATCGAATTCTTTCAAAGTAATACAAAAGTTAACGAATACGGACGGAGATGAGGACGAAGATGAAGACCCATCGGAGCACCCCCCGAGAAATTCGCAACATTTTCAACAACAACCCCCCATAGAACAAACCAGAAAGATGGTTCTTAACGACAGCGATAAAGAACTAATGAACAAAGTTAAACAAG gcATAGATCAAGAAATTTATCTACACAGGGAAACTGATCCGAGATATCGTGGGGCTGCTATTCCGTCCAAAGCATTTAGACTACTACAATCGATGACTGATGGTGGTAACACTG taccTAAATCGTCTCAATCGCAAAATGTTGGCAGCAGTTCCAATAACGTTAGAATGATTCCTGTTCAAATTGAAg gTGGTTCTTCGAGTAATTACGTTCCTCCAAGCGAACAAACCGTTGAAGAACCGAAAAAATACACAGGGGGAAAAATACCGAGCAGATCTTTTAAGATGTTACAAGCGATGACTGGCGATCCTTGCG CAGCACCTCATCAAGATTCGCAATATTTCGGTTACGCCCCCCGATTCCCCCCGCAATGTTTCCCACCTTATTGCCCTCCATATTTCGTCCCACCACCGTATTCTCCACAATTTTCTATGTCTCCAAGTCCatcattaaaatcgaaaagtgCACGAACAACTCCTGTTCATTTTTCTTCGAATAAAACGAACAAGAGAAGTTATTATGACGATGAGAGTGagttttatgataaaaaatcgAGATCTTCATCACTTCCCAGGAGATTCCCCCAGAAAAATTCGTTTTGGAACGATAGCGATTACGAGGAGGATGAAGAAAGATATTTTCGGGAAAGGAGGAGATCTCCTTATGGATTTTGGGACCCTTATTACATGTATTGTTATCCCCAACAAGTTTATCCATATCATATGTATAATTATGGGTATCACGACGATTTTGAAGACGATTTTGAGGAAGAGGAAGAATGTAGGAATGAGGAAAATCAAagtggaaaaaatgttgaatcCGAAACTGAGAGTTTTTCGGaaaattcttcttttaatgTTGAGCAAAAAAATTCTGTGGGGTACTCTGATGATGAATACGAAGTTTCTGAAGAGGAATGTGAAGAAAATGAGCCAAAAAGTGAAACTCAAACGGAAGAAATTCCTCATGAATTGAGTGTTATTTTTGAGGAAAGTGAAAGAAGTGATTTTGTTGTGAAGGATTCTAGTTCTGAAACGTTGGCTGTTGATGAAATTGTTGAAGATGAtactaaagaagaaattttgaagGAAAAAGTTGTCCAAAAAGATTTCGAAAAGCTTGATAAAGATTGGTGGAGTGAAATAAAACCATTAAACGATGACGAAATTTGCTTAAAGAAGcaagaagaaaatgaagagGTCGATTTTTGGAAAACAATTCTCCAAGaagacaaaataaaaattccaaaacCCCAAAACAACCACGAAGTCATCATCGAGAACCACGAAAAATCTGGGACGATAATCGAAGAAAAcgataaagaaatatttgaagaTAAATTTGAGGAGAAATCAGAAAATGTCTCGATGAGCGCAAAAGatcataaatataaattaaataaatcccAATGCAACGAAACGTtcaatttaaaaccaaaaaacgaagaaaattcGGAAGAAAACTACGTAAGATCTTCAAAAGAACAATCAGAAAACTACGAGTACCAAAAAGATGAtgttaaatgtttaattaattcagaaaaaaatgttgataacaCCGATTTTCGGATTAAAGAAGGATCATCGATTTACCACGGAAATTTGAGTGTTTCAtcgaggaaaaaaatttttaaagaaagtatTGAGCCcccaaaaatcattaaaaaggaAGGAATTTCGATTGAAAAAGAAGATAGTTCGAgtgaaatcgttaaaaaaacaactgTTTGTAGTATTATCGTCGACGATGAAGATGttgataaagaaaatgagaaaGAAGATGCAAACaaggaagaaataaaaattcctaGTATTAAAGAAAGAATAGCAGCGTTAAAAATAGCCTCGGAAAAAGCGAAAGAATTCAAAATGGTTCAAGACAAAGTCGAAAAAgtgaacaaaataaaaaataatttagaagaaaagcaaagaaaagaaaaaattaaaaaagaaattgaaccCGAAGAAAATTCTTCCGATTCAGAAGAAGAAATCGATTCAGGAGTAACATCCGATATAAGCAGACACATTTCCGATACGGAAGAATACTccgaattaaataaaatgtcgAAATACCAACGCGCAGCGACGCATTCGCgcctttttaaattattacaagACGAATGCGAGTTAGAGGAAAtccaagaaaatgaaaaaaaagatgaaaaaaatcaaaagaatcaagaaaatattcaaaaacgCAAAGAAAGTTTAACACTAGATTTAAAACCGGATGAAGAGGGATTTAATTCAAGCGGAATCGATTCCTTAACACCCCCGATTAATGATAAGTTGGTGAAAGAATTAGTTCGGAGTTTGTTAAAAGGAAAACGAGGGGAGGCTTTCCGAGAAATGCCGCTTGAAAAGCTTCATAATGCAGCTTATAGGATTCtacaagaagaaatttttgattctaaCGATTCAAAAAGCTCAACTGCGATTCAGACCCCGCAAGATTTTTATAACGATGATGATAAATTTTCGTATTCGACTCCTTATTCCACTTCTAATCCTAATTTGATCCGTTATGTCCGATCCAAACCAGAAACGAATACATCgtga
- the LOC111426566 gene encoding trichohyalin-like isoform X5, with amino-acid sequence MAEAPWRPQGPAIPQGVSRQGSDRRVEPPLVVQNAMLTKDKKPFTYTPGGIDLSEISSPRLARRVERNAMAPGVAEVQRTSPPRGYTGPPLPPSALAAMQPALPVQVFPSGPPPPPPIPAGGPAPPPPPPPMDALPTKSFATNEGVFERPDMTKIIPENPMALLKKTPRVQRPVSDGIQYGGVQEYSQQPPIQMNQQGQPPKMGQMNQSPPILQMNQAVQPPPLVQMVQQRQMEPPQPEIKTSTAQLGTLYIPPVENQNQKRIATPPVIERTIQTPPTPQRTVPQSPGSPQSPIATLTKAPRPWQNQKPPSQEAPAWVQRSQTPPESPQRSSPVPIVTTPKTPITPNYPSQERPFPSRGNQSPGVQGNVIGRVIIPVQMDGSRPNTNTEAVYITQPVVLQHPGNRVEGDQQNVAREQQMRIQQEQQKRQQEQRMMQEQHVREQQLREQQMREQQMREQQMREQQVREQQLREQQLKEQQLRQQQLMQQRQLQQQQMQQQSNKKSENVRIIPIQIEGGNTGSNTNGNVQRQDSNKFGNSNPATPGTARVFNRQPSWSQSGPTQSNSFKVIQKLTNTDGDEDEDEDPSEHPPRNSQHFQQQPPIEQTRKMVLNDSDKELMNKVKQVPKSSQSQNVGSSSNNVRMIPVQIEGGSSSNYVPPSEQTVEEPKKYTGGKIPSRSFKMLQAMTGDPCAAPHQDSQYFGYAPRFPPQCFPPYCPPYFVPPPYSPQFSMSPSPSLKSKSARTTPVHFSSNKTNKRSYYDDESEFYDKKSRSSSLPRRFPQKNSFWNDSDYEEDEERYFRERRRSPYGFWDPYYMYCYPQQVYPYHMYNYGYHDDFEDDFEEEEECRNEENQSGKNVESETESFSENSSFNVEQKNSVGYSDDEYEVSEEECEENEPKSETQTEEIPHELSVIFEESERSDFVVKDSSSETLAVDEIVEDDTKEEILKEKVVQKDFEKLDKDWWSEIKPLNDDEICLKKQEENEEVDFWKTILQEDKIKIPKPQNNHEVIIENHEKSGTIIEENDKEIFEDKFEEKSENVSMSAKDHKYKLNKSQCNETFNLKPKNEENSEENYVRSSKEQSENYEYQKDDVKCLINSEKNVDNTDFRIKEGSSIYHGNLSVSSRKKIFKESIEPPKIIKKEGISIEKEDSSSEIVKKTTVCSIIVDDEDVDKENEKEDANKEEIKIPSIKERIAALKIASEKAKEFKMVQDKVEKVNKIKNNLEEKQRKEKIKKEIEPEENSSDSEEEIDSGVTSDISRHISDTEEYSELNKMSKYQRAATHSRLFKLLQDECELEEIQENEKKDEKNQKNQENIQKRKESLTLDLKPDEEGFNSSGIDSLTPPINDKLVKELVRSLLKGKRGEAFREMPLEKLHNAAYRILQEEIFDSNDSKSSTAIQTPQDFYNDDDKFSYSTPYSTSNPNLIRYVRSKPETNTS; translated from the exons ACCACAAGGTCCTGCTATACCTCAAGGAGTATCTAGACAA gGATCAGATCGCAGAGTTGAACCACCACTGGTAGTCCAAAACGCAATGTTAACAAAAGACAAAAAGCCGTTCACTTACACCCCTGGAGGAATCGATTTATCCGAAATATCATCCCCAAGACTTGCGAGACGCGTGGAACGAAACGCAATGGCCCCCGGAGTAGCGGAAGTGCAACGCACTTCACCACCAAGAGGTTACACCGGTCCACCATTACCACCTTCAGCCTTAGCCGCTATGCAACCTGCACTTCCAGTTCAAGTTTTTCCATCCggcccaccaccaccaccccCAATCCCGGCTGGGGGGCCAGCTCCACCTCCTCCACCACCACCCATGGATGCACTCCCCACAAAATCTTTTGCAACGAACGAAGGTGTTTTTGAAAGACCAGATATGACGAAGATTATTCCGGAAAATCCGATGGCTTTGTTGAAGAAAACTCCGAGGGTTCAAAGACCAGTTTCGGATGGGATTCAATATGGTGGGGTTCAAGAATATTCTCAACAACCTCCAATTCAAATGAATCAACAAGGACAACCTCCAAAAATGGGTCAGATGAATCAATCTCCACCAATCCTCCAAATGAATCAAGCAGTACAACCCCCACCATTGGTTCAAATGGTACAACAAAGACAAATGGAACCTCCTCAACCCGAAATAAAAACGAGTACAGCTCAATTAGGAACATTGTATATCCCTCCGgttgaaaatcaaaatcaaaaaagaatcgCAACACCACCCGTAATTGAAAGAACGATTCAAACACCTCCAACTCCCCAAAGAACGGTTCCCCAATCCCCGGGAAGTCCCCAATCCCCAATCGCGACGTTAACAAAAGCCCCAAGACCATGGCAAAATCAGAAACCCCCATCCCAAGAAGCTCCCGCTTGGGTGCAAAGATCTCAAACTCCCCCAGAATCCCCTCAAAGATCATCCCCAGTCCCGATTGTTACAACCCCAAAAACCCCGATTACTCCTAATTATCCATCACAAGAGAGACCATTTCCATCAAGAGGAAATCAATCTCCCGGTGTACAAGGAAATGTTATTGGAAGGGTCATTATTCCCGTTCAAATGGATGGGAGTCGACCAAATACAAACACTGAAGCTGTTTATATCACTCAACCCGTTGTGTTGCAACATCCAGGAAATAGAGTTGAAGGTGATCAACAGAATGTTGCGAGAGAACAACAGATGCGGATACAGCAAGAACAACAAAAGAGGCAACAAGAACAAAGAATGATGCAAGAACAACACGTTAGGGAACAACAATTGAGGGAGCAACAAATGAGGGAACAACAAATGAGGGAACAACAAATGAGAGAACAACAAGTAAGGGAACAGCAATTAAGAGAGCAACAATTAAAAGAGCAACAATTAAGGCAACAACAATTGATGCAACAAAGACAATTACAACAACAACAGATGCAACaacaaagtaataaaaaaagcgAAAATGTGAGGATTATTCCGATTCAAATTGAGGGTGGTAATACAGGAAGTAATACGAATGGAAATGTGCAAAGACAAGATAGTAATAAATTTGGGAATTCGAATCCTGCGACACCAGGAACTGCaag ggTTTTTAATCGTCAACCTAGTTGGTCGCAAAGTGGGCCAACCCAATCGAATTCTTTCAAAGTAATACAAAAGTTAACGAATACGGACGGAGATGAGGACGAAGATGAAGACCCATCGGAGCACCCCCCGAGAAATTCGCAACATTTTCAACAACAACCCCCCATAGAACAAACCAGAAAGATGGTTCTTAACGACAGCGATAAAGAACTAATGAACAAAGTTAAACAAG taccTAAATCGTCTCAATCGCAAAATGTTGGCAGCAGTTCCAATAACGTTAGAATGATTCCTGTTCAAATTGAAg gTGGTTCTTCGAGTAATTACGTTCCTCCAAGCGAACAAACCGTTGAAGAACCGAAAAAATACACAGGGGGAAAAATACCGAGCAGATCTTTTAAGATGTTACAAGCGATGACTGGCGATCCTTGCG CAGCACCTCATCAAGATTCGCAATATTTCGGTTACGCCCCCCGATTCCCCCCGCAATGTTTCCCACCTTATTGCCCTCCATATTTCGTCCCACCACCGTATTCTCCACAATTTTCTATGTCTCCAAGTCCatcattaaaatcgaaaagtgCACGAACAACTCCTGTTCATTTTTCTTCGAATAAAACGAACAAGAGAAGTTATTATGACGATGAGAGTGagttttatgataaaaaatcgAGATCTTCATCACTTCCCAGGAGATTCCCCCAGAAAAATTCGTTTTGGAACGATAGCGATTACGAGGAGGATGAAGAAAGATATTTTCGGGAAAGGAGGAGATCTCCTTATGGATTTTGGGACCCTTATTACATGTATTGTTATCCCCAACAAGTTTATCCATATCATATGTATAATTATGGGTATCACGACGATTTTGAAGACGATTTTGAGGAAGAGGAAGAATGTAGGAATGAGGAAAATCAAagtggaaaaaatgttgaatcCGAAACTGAGAGTTTTTCGGaaaattcttcttttaatgTTGAGCAAAAAAATTCTGTGGGGTACTCTGATGATGAATACGAAGTTTCTGAAGAGGAATGTGAAGAAAATGAGCCAAAAAGTGAAACTCAAACGGAAGAAATTCCTCATGAATTGAGTGTTATTTTTGAGGAAAGTGAAAGAAGTGATTTTGTTGTGAAGGATTCTAGTTCTGAAACGTTGGCTGTTGATGAAATTGTTGAAGATGAtactaaagaagaaattttgaagGAAAAAGTTGTCCAAAAAGATTTCGAAAAGCTTGATAAAGATTGGTGGAGTGAAATAAAACCATTAAACGATGACGAAATTTGCTTAAAGAAGcaagaagaaaatgaagagGTCGATTTTTGGAAAACAATTCTCCAAGaagacaaaataaaaattccaaaacCCCAAAACAACCACGAAGTCATCATCGAGAACCACGAAAAATCTGGGACGATAATCGAAGAAAAcgataaagaaatatttgaagaTAAATTTGAGGAGAAATCAGAAAATGTCTCGATGAGCGCAAAAGatcataaatataaattaaataaatcccAATGCAACGAAACGTtcaatttaaaaccaaaaaacgaagaaaattcGGAAGAAAACTACGTAAGATCTTCAAAAGAACAATCAGAAAACTACGAGTACCAAAAAGATGAtgttaaatgtttaattaattcagaaaaaaatgttgataacaCCGATTTTCGGATTAAAGAAGGATCATCGATTTACCACGGAAATTTGAGTGTTTCAtcgaggaaaaaaatttttaaagaaagtatTGAGCCcccaaaaatcattaaaaaggaAGGAATTTCGATTGAAAAAGAAGATAGTTCGAgtgaaatcgttaaaaaaacaactgTTTGTAGTATTATCGTCGACGATGAAGATGttgataaagaaaatgagaaaGAAGATGCAAACaaggaagaaataaaaattcctaGTATTAAAGAAAGAATAGCAGCGTTAAAAATAGCCTCGGAAAAAGCGAAAGAATTCAAAATGGTTCAAGACAAAGTCGAAAAAgtgaacaaaataaaaaataatttagaagaaaagcaaagaaaagaaaaaattaaaaaagaaattgaaccCGAAGAAAATTCTTCCGATTCAGAAGAAGAAATCGATTCAGGAGTAACATCCGATATAAGCAGACACATTTCCGATACGGAAGAATACTccgaattaaataaaatgtcgAAATACCAACGCGCAGCGACGCATTCGCgcctttttaaattattacaagACGAATGCGAGTTAGAGGAAAtccaagaaaatgaaaaaaaagatgaaaaaaatcaaaagaatcaagaaaatattcaaaaacgCAAAGAAAGTTTAACACTAGATTTAAAACCGGATGAAGAGGGATTTAATTCAAGCGGAATCGATTCCTTAACACCCCCGATTAATGATAAGTTGGTGAAAGAATTAGTTCGGAGTTTGTTAAAAGGAAAACGAGGGGAGGCTTTCCGAGAAATGCCGCTTGAAAAGCTTCATAATGCAGCTTATAGGATTCtacaagaagaaatttttgattctaaCGATTCAAAAAGCTCAACTGCGATTCAGACCCCGCAAGATTTTTATAACGATGATGATAAATTTTCGTATTCGACTCCTTATTCCACTTCTAATCCTAATTTGATCCGTTATGTCCGATCCAAACCAGAAACGAATACATCgtga